The Lycium barbarum isolate Lr01 chromosome 12, ASM1917538v2, whole genome shotgun sequence genome includes a region encoding these proteins:
- the LOC132623665 gene encoding uncharacterized protein LOC132623665, giving the protein MINAIRLANRAQPPQSLFSNPLPYHIGRNSGGEIRFRQVVTSAGQPDHNMDQTKKPAADKQEEGKAADTMSSCYGDAYATRSDEEGFGGIYGRNKEDEENIIQGKAPEYDPKQGSEVKEKEKARNQRQAA; this is encoded by the exons ATGATCAACGCAATAAGATTGGCAAACAGAGCACAACCACCACAGTCTCTCTTCTCAAATCCTTTGCCATACCATATTGGTCGTAATTCAGGTGGTGAGATCAGATTCCGACAAGTCGTAACTTCAGCGGGACAACCGGACCACAACATGGATCAAACTAAGAAACCTGCAGCAGACAAACAAGAAGAAGGCAAAGCTGC GGACACGATGTCGAGCTGCTATGGAGATGCATATGCAACCAGATCAGATGAAGAAGGTTTTGGAGGTATCTATGGAAGAAACAAAGAGGATGAGGAAAACATTATCCAAGGAAAAGCCCCTG AGTATGATCCTAAACAAGGAAGTGAAGTCAAAGAGAAGGAGAAGGCTCGTAATCAGCGTCAAGCAGCATGA